In the genome of Shewanella glacialimarina, one region contains:
- the fliL gene encoding flagellar basal body-associated protein FliL produces MAEELELNEASSEPKKSKKLFLFGGIGLVVALLIGGGAWFFLGSDEPAAPAQSDDVGAVTESSSQAPTNEANYVGMPRPFLFNLPGVDRSRLVEIKVQLMVRGADDETAVRKHIPLIEDALLTTFSGADVQKLSTQAGKDEVRQLALLSVQNTLQPVTGKPLVEKVLFTGFVMQ; encoded by the coding sequence ATGGCTGAAGAGTTAGAGCTTAATGAAGCAAGCAGTGAACCAAAAAAATCTAAAAAATTATTCCTTTTTGGTGGAATAGGGCTAGTTGTAGCATTATTAATTGGAGGGGGGGCATGGTTTTTTTTAGGATCTGACGAGCCAGCAGCACCAGCTCAAAGTGATGATGTCGGTGCAGTTACCGAATCCTCTTCCCAAGCACCAACTAATGAAGCAAATTATGTCGGTATGCCAAGACCATTTTTGTTCAATTTGCCAGGGGTCGATAGATCTCGTTTAGTTGAAATTAAGGTGCAATTAATGGTGCGTGGCGCTGATGATGAAACTGCAGTTAGAAAGCATATCCCCTTAATTGAAGATGCTTTACTAACCACTTTTAGCGGTGCAGATGTTCAAAAGTTAAGTACACAAGCGGGTAAAGATGAAGTACGTCAATTGGCGTTATTAAGTGTACAAAATACCTTGCAACCTGTTACTGGAAAGCCTCTTGTTGAGAAAGTGCTATTTACTGGTTTTGTGATGCAATAA